In the genome of Xanthomonas translucens pv. cerealis, one region contains:
- a CDS encoding C40 family peptidase, with translation MNTMRGLCLLLAAALSVPIAAASVAGEVPFQLQASQLQADYWIARLPAAPQPLLNAAQVQVFNAHLLRHDAAMHDLQALPERYSAEQVRAQVLALSAPPARTLYDTRGARLDAAQLTALHSSLALDTIPAQVTPRYALVVHRADLRTFPTRQRAFSNPDDCDIDRFQESALYPGTAVAILHASGDGQWLFVLAPNYAAWIERERLAEGERDAVLGYAQRTPRLLVTGAHALTAFTPEVPTASQLSLDMGSSLPLLQDWPPQRAVNGQSPLAAYVVQLPLRDAEGRLRLAPALVPRSADVATAALPATQRTLLQQAFKFLGERYGWGNDYAARDCSGFVADVYRSLGIVLPRNTDNQARSSSLASVPYVATAPLAQRRQLLSHLQAGDLVYIPGHVMMVIGHDRGDTWVIHDVADAGYRDASAQLQRVHLNGVSVTPLEPMLLSDGTPFIDRITRIQRVRPIAAE, from the coding sequence ATGAACACGATGCGTGGCCTGTGCCTGCTACTGGCCGCAGCGCTGAGTGTGCCCATCGCTGCGGCCAGCGTCGCCGGCGAGGTGCCGTTCCAGCTGCAAGCCAGCCAACTGCAGGCCGATTACTGGATCGCGCGCCTGCCCGCTGCGCCGCAACCGCTGCTCAATGCGGCGCAGGTGCAGGTCTTCAATGCGCACCTGCTGCGCCACGATGCGGCGATGCACGACCTGCAGGCGTTGCCCGAGCGCTACAGCGCCGAGCAGGTGCGCGCGCAGGTGCTGGCGCTGTCGGCGCCGCCGGCACGCACGCTCTACGACACGCGCGGCGCTAGGCTCGACGCCGCGCAGCTGACCGCCCTGCACTCCTCGCTCGCCCTGGACACGATTCCCGCGCAGGTGACGCCGCGCTACGCGCTGGTGGTGCATCGCGCCGACCTGCGCACCTTCCCGACCCGGCAACGCGCTTTCAGCAACCCGGACGACTGCGACATCGACCGCTTCCAGGAATCGGCGCTGTATCCCGGCACCGCGGTGGCGATCCTGCACGCCAGTGGCGACGGCCAGTGGCTGTTCGTGCTGGCGCCGAACTACGCGGCATGGATCGAACGCGAGCGCCTGGCCGAAGGCGAGCGCGACGCCGTGCTCGGCTACGCGCAACGCACGCCGCGCCTGCTGGTCACCGGCGCGCACGCATTGACCGCGTTCACCCCGGAAGTGCCGACGGCGTCACAGCTGTCGCTGGACATGGGCAGCAGCCTGCCGCTGCTGCAGGACTGGCCGCCGCAACGAGCGGTCAACGGCCAGTCGCCGCTGGCCGCCTATGTGGTGCAACTGCCGTTGCGCGATGCCGAGGGCCGGCTGCGGCTCGCCCCCGCACTGGTGCCGCGCAGCGCCGACGTCGCCACCGCAGCGCTGCCGGCCACGCAACGCACCTTGCTGCAGCAAGCGTTCAAATTCCTCGGCGAGCGTTACGGCTGGGGCAACGACTACGCTGCGCGCGACTGCAGCGGCTTCGTCGCAGACGTCTATCGCAGCCTGGGCATCGTGTTGCCGCGCAATACCGACAACCAGGCGCGCAGCTCCAGCCTCGCCAGCGTGCCGTATGTCGCTACCGCGCCGCTGGCGCAACGGCGACAGCTGTTGTCGCATCTGCAGGCAGGCGACTTGGTGTACATCCCCGGCCACGTGATGATGGTGATCGGCCACGACCGCGGCGACACCTGGGTGATCCACGACGTGGCCGACGCCGGCTACCGCGACGCCTCCGCGCAGTTGCAGCGCGTGCACCTCAACGGCGTCTCGGTGACCCCGCTGGAACCGATGCTGCTGAGCGACGGCACACCCTTCATCGACCGCATCACCCGCATCCAACGGGTCCGCCCGATCGCCGCCGAATGA
- a CDS encoding TonB-dependent receptor plug domain-containing protein, whose protein sequence is MPSPVQRSRFPFRPSRLALALLAGFALPSLAAAQDASIATRDLDKLTVTGSRIARSQLEGPAPVTVITAQDIQKQGFSTVWESLGTLTQFSGSAFNESDQTGSSPNGQYLNLRGLGPGYQLILLNGKRMADYPQSYNANGTAVSLGSIPAAAVERIEVMSGGASAIYGSDAVAGVVNIITKRNFSGDTLRLRGGTSTRGGGDSGQLQWSGGRTGDRWSLTYAFERLNREAIVASQRDFMDSYDDHPANKADPSSPNASISGVYLRRGNTYLWPSGGTLSTSAGALDAACAGTNPAFRPYKTADSLAAANRCGAFDYYAGRSLQNGYGKTSAYLSGSFDFSDAVTGYAQLLANRSKDESSSQTHYYIGEGAFTVYDPDLGLVTAQRIFLPSEVGGIKHIEYDEKSWNLNAGMRGKLFDGRFDWDASVSMSRYNITTRRPRFLTNAVRDYYMGPLLGYRPDGAEIRTFYADRLFAPGSAGLYDQLTTEVVSRGESSADQAQFVFSGELFGLPAGMVQVATVLEAARQKYDLAPDPRTTADYTGSERIYNLTQTPGGGPRERYAAGLELRVPIFNRLSATLAARYDKYDDITAVDAAATWQAGLEWRPFDSLLLRGSHATSFRAPDLLWIYAGTSANNPTVTDEYLCRRDGVDPLSAACSSAHEYQTFSTQSSNPLLKEEKGKSTTLGFVWDVLPTLSLSADYYRIELQGRVESISSETLLENNANCLLGRDRAGNAVDTASTACQFYIQSVTRSPGTDLTAEGQITAFETFPINQSLMRTDGVDANLRYSLDLGGLGTFGLQAGYTRVLKMEVAQFAGAKPVDAMNDVDYLAFRTRTNWRANWSVGDWSTSLYGYRYGSRPNYAERARVAPYVIWNADIAKRITDKATLGISVLNVFDKIHPRDDTYTAWPYFPRVYSAIGRQLYANFTYHF, encoded by the coding sequence GTGCCCAGCCCAGTTCAGCGTTCCCGTTTCCCCTTCCGACCGTCTCGGCTCGCGCTTGCGCTGCTGGCCGGGTTCGCATTGCCGTCGCTCGCAGCAGCGCAGGACGCGTCCATCGCCACGCGCGACCTGGACAAGCTCACCGTCACCGGTTCGCGCATCGCGCGCTCGCAGCTGGAAGGGCCGGCGCCGGTGACCGTCATCACCGCGCAGGACATCCAGAAGCAGGGCTTCAGCACGGTGTGGGAATCGCTCGGCACGCTGACCCAGTTCAGCGGCAGCGCCTTCAACGAAAGCGACCAGACCGGCAGTTCGCCCAACGGCCAGTACCTCAACCTGCGCGGCCTGGGACCCGGCTACCAGTTGATCCTGCTCAACGGCAAGCGCATGGCGGACTATCCGCAGTCCTACAACGCCAACGGCACGGCGGTCAGCCTGGGCAGCATTCCCGCAGCGGCGGTGGAGCGCATCGAGGTGATGAGCGGCGGCGCTTCGGCGATCTATGGTTCCGACGCGGTGGCCGGCGTGGTCAACATCATCACCAAGCGCAATTTCAGCGGCGACACGTTGCGCCTGCGCGGCGGTACCAGCACGCGCGGCGGCGGCGACAGCGGCCAGCTGCAATGGAGCGGCGGGCGTACCGGCGATCGTTGGAGCCTGACCTACGCGTTCGAACGGCTGAACCGCGAAGCGATCGTCGCCAGCCAGCGCGACTTCATGGATTCGTATGACGACCATCCGGCCAACAAGGCCGATCCGTCCAGTCCCAACGCGTCGATTTCCGGCGTCTATCTGCGTCGTGGCAACACCTATTTGTGGCCGAGCGGCGGCACGCTGTCCACGTCGGCCGGTGCGCTGGACGCTGCCTGTGCGGGCACCAACCCGGCCTTCAGGCCGTACAAGACCGCCGACAGCCTGGCCGCGGCCAACCGCTGCGGCGCGTTCGACTACTACGCCGGCCGCTCGCTGCAGAACGGCTACGGCAAGACCTCGGCCTACCTGTCCGGCAGTTTCGATTTCAGCGACGCCGTCACCGGCTATGCGCAGCTGCTGGCCAACCGTTCCAAGGACGAAAGCTCCAGCCAGACCCACTACTACATCGGCGAAGGCGCGTTCACCGTCTACGATCCGGACCTGGGTCTGGTCACCGCGCAGCGCATCTTCCTGCCCTCGGAAGTGGGCGGAATCAAGCACATCGAGTACGACGAGAAATCCTGGAACCTCAACGCCGGCATGCGCGGCAAGCTGTTCGACGGTCGCTTCGACTGGGACGCGAGCGTGTCGATGTCGCGATACAACATCACCACGCGGCGCCCGCGTTTCCTCACCAACGCGGTGCGCGACTACTACATGGGGCCGCTGCTCGGCTACCGGCCCGATGGCGCCGAGATCCGCACGTTCTACGCCGACAGGCTGTTCGCGCCGGGCAGCGCGGGGCTGTACGACCAGCTCACCACCGAGGTGGTGAGCCGCGGCGAATCCAGCGCCGACCAGGCCCAGTTCGTGTTCAGCGGCGAACTGTTCGGGCTGCCGGCCGGCATGGTGCAGGTCGCCACCGTGCTGGAGGCGGCGCGGCAAAAATACGACCTGGCGCCGGATCCGCGCACCACCGCGGACTACACCGGCAGCGAGCGCATCTACAACCTGACCCAGACCCCGGGCGGCGGCCCGCGCGAGCGCTACGCCGCCGGCCTTGAACTGCGCGTGCCGATCTTCAACCGGCTCAGCGCGACGCTGGCCGCGCGTTACGACAAGTACGACGACATCACCGCGGTCGACGCCGCCGCCACCTGGCAGGCTGGATTGGAGTGGCGGCCGTTCGATAGCCTGCTGCTGCGCGGCAGCCACGCCACCAGTTTCCGTGCGCCGGACCTGCTGTGGATCTATGCCGGCACCAGCGCCAACAATCCCACCGTCACCGACGAATACCTGTGCCGCCGCGACGGCGTGGATCCGCTGTCGGCCGCGTGTTCGAGCGCACACGAATACCAGACCTTCTCCACCCAGTCGTCCAATCCGCTGCTGAAGGAGGAGAAGGGCAAGTCGACCACGCTGGGATTCGTGTGGGACGTGCTGCCGACCCTGTCGCTGAGCGCGGACTATTACCGTATCGAACTGCAAGGCCGGGTCGAGTCGATCTCCAGCGAAACCTTGCTGGAGAACAACGCCAACTGCCTGCTCGGCCGCGACCGCGCCGGCAATGCGGTCGATACCGCATCGACGGCCTGTCAGTTCTACATCCAGTCGGTAACCCGCAGCCCCGGTACCGACCTCACCGCCGAAGGCCAGATCACCGCGTTCGAGACCTTCCCGATCAACCAGTCGTTGATGCGTACCGACGGCGTGGACGCCAACCTGCGCTATAGCCTCGATCTTGGCGGCTTGGGCACGTTCGGCCTGCAGGCCGGCTACACCCGTGTGCTGAAGATGGAGGTGGCGCAGTTCGCCGGGGCCAAGCCGGTGGACGCGATGAACGACGTCGATTACCTGGCGTTCCGCACCCGCACCAACTGGCGTGCGAACTGGAGCGTCGGCGACTGGTCGACCAGCCTGTACGGCTACCGCTACGGCTCGCGTCCCAACTACGCCGAGCGCGCACGCGTGGCGCCGTACGTGATCTGGAACGCGGACATCGCCAAGCGGATCACCGACAAGGCCACGCTCGGCATCAGCGTGCTCAACGTGTTCGACAAGATCCATCCGCGCGACGACACCTACACCGCCTGGCCGTACTTCCCGCGCGTGTACAGTGCGATCGGGCGGCAGCTGTACGCCAACTTCACCTACCATTTTTGA
- a CDS encoding N-acetylmuramoyl-L-alanine amidase has translation MRWLVPLALVAFLGACAHAPQRNPLAEWVPSPNQDLRRPILIVIHFTEQDSVQRSLDTLRSHNSNGKVSAHYLIGRDGKRYQLVSDERRAWHGGAGRWGTITDINSASIGIELDNDGKTPFAAAQIDSLLLLLEDLCARLRIPRTQVVGHEDFAPTRKVDPGPLFPWKRLADAGFGRWPAADTPPAPPGFDPWQALALIGYPIDDTAATLRAFHHHYRGSDATALDAEDLRILYALTQPALARPQPSAAPD, from the coding sequence ATGCGTTGGCTGGTTCCGCTGGCGCTGGTCGCCTTTCTCGGCGCCTGCGCGCACGCGCCGCAGCGCAACCCGTTGGCCGAATGGGTGCCGTCGCCGAACCAGGATCTGCGCCGGCCGATCCTGATCGTGATCCACTTCACCGAACAGGACTCGGTGCAGCGCAGCCTGGACACGCTGCGTTCGCACAACAGCAACGGCAAGGTCAGCGCGCACTACCTGATCGGCCGCGACGGCAAGCGCTACCAGTTGGTCAGCGACGAGCGCCGCGCCTGGCATGGCGGCGCCGGGCGCTGGGGCACGATCACCGACATCAATTCCGCATCGATCGGCATCGAGCTGGACAACGACGGCAAGACCCCATTCGCAGCGGCGCAGATCGACAGTCTGCTGCTGTTGCTGGAGGACCTGTGCGCGCGGCTGCGCATTCCGCGCACGCAAGTGGTCGGGCACGAGGACTTCGCACCCACGCGCAAGGTCGATCCGGGTCCGCTGTTCCCGTGGAAGCGTCTCGCAGACGCCGGTTTCGGCCGCTGGCCGGCCGCGGACACGCCGCCGGCACCGCCCGGCTTCGACCCGTGGCAGGCGCTGGCGCTGATCGGCTATCCGATCGACGACACCGCGGCTACGCTGCGCGCCTTCCACCATCACTACCGTGGCAGCGACGCCACCGCCCTCGATGCCGAGGACCTACGCATCCTCTACGCATTGACCCAGCCGGCGCTGGCGCGGCCGCAGCCGAGTGCGGCGCCGGACTAG